In Thermoanaerobaculia bacterium, the genomic stretch GGCCTCGCAGCAGGGCGTCCTCCGCCTCTTCTTCTTTCGCGAGCTCCCGATCCTCGGCCTCGTCGCGGTGATCGCGCTCCCGGCGTTCTCGATCCACCGGCTGGCCGACGAGGCATCGCTCGACGTCGCCCACGAGCCCGAGTTCCTCGAGCGGCTGCTCGCGTACCCGCGGCGGATCGCGGTCCTCGACATGGCGGCGAGCGCGGGCTTCTTCTTCCTCGGCGCGCTGCAGCTCCGGGTGATGGGGCAGGCGCCGGCGATCGAAGCGGCGAAGATCGTCGTCTTCGGTTTCCTGACCGGGGTGCTCTTCGGCGTCGCGGCATTCTTCCTGCTCCAGGCCGTGATCCGCCCTCTGCTCATCGCGGTCGCCGAACGGGGAGGGCACCGCGCATCGACGACGGCGTTTCCTCTGACGCAGAAGATCATCGTCTCGAGCCTGGCTCTGGCCTTCGTCGTGACCGGTCTCATCGGCGAGATCGCGCTGTCGTGGGCCCAGCGATTCGCGGAGGCACGGACGGCTGAGAGCTCGCGCGAGCGGCTGAGGGTGCTTTCCGTGGAATCCGCCATGAAACCGCTGCGCGACGCCGCCGCCTGGCGAGCGTTCTTCGAGCGCCGGCGGCTCCCGGCCGGGACAGGTACCCTTCTCGTCATGAGCCGGGAGGGCTTTCGGGTGGCGATGTGGCCGCCGAAGCCGCCGCGGCCCGACGCCGCGCTGATCGCTTCCGACGAGTGGCGCGAGGCGGTCGGCCGGATCGGATCGGGCACCGTGATCGCGCGCCGGGGGGAGAACCGCGTCGTCACGTCGCTGCCCCTGACGAGCGGATGGCGGCTCATCGAGTTCGCTCCTCCCGACCGGGAGGTCCTACGGCAGTTCGCCGTTTCCGTCGTGCCCGTCGGCATCGAGATCCTCCTTTTGTCGATCGCGCTCGCCTGGGCGGTCGGGCGCGGACTGACTCGGCCTGTCCGGGATCTGGAACGACGGACGCGACGCTTCGGGGAAGATCCCGGCTCCGTCGGCGAGACGCTCGCGCCGACCGACGACGAGATCGGCGGGCTCGTGTCGTCCTTCGCGAGGATGGAAGGCGAGATCCGGGCGATGCAGGAGCAGCTCCGCGTCACCGAACGGCGCGCCGCGACGGCGGAGCTCCTCGCCGGCGTCGCGCACGAGGTGCGGAACCCGCTCTTCGGCATCACGTCCACGGCGGCGGCCCTCGAAGGGGAGCTCGGCGACGATTCGAGAGTCGCGCCGCATCTGGCGGTCATCCGGAAGGAGAGCGATCGTTTGACGCGCATGATCGAGGAGATGCTCGCGCTGCAGCGAGCCCCGCGGCGAACGACCGCGCGCGTTCCCCTTCTGCCGATCCTCGACCGAGCCGCGCAGACCGTCCGGGCGCGCCTGGCATCGCGATCGCCGGAAATCGCGGTGGAGGCTCCATTCGATCTCGAGCTCGCCGACGCCGACCCGGAGCGGATCGGGAGCGTCTTCTCGAATCTCTTCGAGAACGCGGTGCTTTGCTCGGAATCGTCCGTCCATGTGTCCTGCCGGGCGCGCCGCGGCGACGGATTTGCTTCGATCACCGTCGAGGACGACGGCCCCGGGCTCACCGCCGAGATGAGAGAGCGCCTGTTCGAGCCCTTCGTGACGTCGCGCCCCGGCGGGACCGGCATCGGCCTCGCGGTGTCGCGACAGATCGTCCTCGAGCACGGAGGCGCGATCGACGTTCGGTCTCCGGCGGGCGGGCCGACGGTTTTCGAGGTAAGCCTGCCGGCGGCGTGAGGCCTGGCTTGATTTTCTGTAAAATCTGATTATATGATTTGCTTACGATGGACGAGCCCACCCTGACGGTTACCGAGGCGGCTCGAAAGTTTTCGGACATGATCAACCGTGCGCGTTACCGCCACGAGTCGACGCTTCTGGTGAAAAACGGCGTGCCTGTCGCGCGAGTGGTGCCCACCGGAATTTCTCGCACGGACAAGAAAAAACTCCTCGGCTGGTGGAAGTCCCATCCTCGCCTCGCCAAGGGCGACGCCGGCAAATTTGCGAGGACGGTCGCACGCGCGAAAGAGACTCTCGAATTGCCGCACGATTCGTGGGAGTAATCGTCGACAGCTCCATCCTGATCGAGTCGGAACGGGAGAGGTTCGACTTCGAAGAATTCATCATCCGCGAACGGATCGACGACGTCAGGATTGCGTCGGTCACCGCCTCGGAGCTGCTTCATGGCGTCGAGCGCGCGGCGAATCCCTCGACTCGAGATGAGCGGGCGAGCTTCGTGCAGAGCATTCTCGACCGACTCCCGACGGAACCATTCACGCTCGACACCGCGAGAATCCACGCTCGCGTGTGGGCCGCGTTGGCCGGCAAGGGCCAAAGGATCGGATCGCACGACCTCATCATTGCCGCGACGGCAATCGAGCATGGTCTCGAAGTCGCCACGCTCAACGAAAAGGAATTCCGACGCATCGAAAGGTTGAGGCTGATTCCGACGATGCCGTACCGACGTCGGGCTCGATAGCCGACGACCGCGTCTCTGTCGAAAGGCGCCGGATCGTCGGGAATGATGTCGTGTATTGTTTGCCGTGGGACAGGTTATCGATCCCGGCCGCGCCCATGCGATTGATGCAAACGCATCGCTTGTGAAAAATTTCTCACACGCGATAAGATCGAAAACCGGAAAAAAGGAGCGGCGATGCAGCACAAAGTCACCGTGATCGGCGGGGGGAACGTGGGCGCGACGGCCGCGCAGCGCCTCGTCGAGCGCGAAATCGCGGACGTCTGCCTGATCGACGTGATCGACGGGCTGCCCCAGGGGAAGTCACTCGACATGATGGAGTCCGCTCCGGTCGAGAAGTTCGACGCGAAGATCAGCGGCTCCAACGTCTACGAGCCCTCCGCGGGTTCGGACATCGTCGTCGTGACCGCGGGGCTCGCGCGCAAGCCGGGGATGTCGCGCGACGACCTCCTGCACAAGAACACCGAGATCGTCGGGGCGGTGTGCCGCGAGGCGTTCCGCCACTCCCGCGACGCGATCTTCATCATCGTCTCGAATCCGCTCGACGCCATGTGCGAGGTCGCGATGCGCGTGACGGGGCTGCCGCGCGAGCGCGTGATCGGAATGGCCGGAATCCTCGATTCGGCTCGCATGCGCTGGTTCATCGCCGAGGCGCTGAACGTCTCGGTCGAGAACACGCATGCCTTCGTGCTGGGCGGCCACGGCGACTCGATGGTGCCGCTGCCGCGCTACTCGACGGTCTCCGGCGTGCCGATCACCGAGCTCCTCCCGAAGGAGAAGATCGACGAAATCGTGACCCGGACGCGCAACGGCGGGATCGAGATCGTCAACTACCTGAAGACCGGATCGGCCTACTACGCACCGTCCTCGGCCGTCGTCGAGATGGTCGACGCGATCCTGCGCGACAAGAAGAAGATCCTCCCGTGCGCGGTCAAGCTCGCGGGCGAGTACGGCATCAGGGACCTCTTCATCGGCGTCCCGGTCAAGCTCGGACGCAAGGGCGCCGAGAAGGTGATGGAGATCGAGCTCTCGGCCGACGAGAGCGCGGCGCTTTCGAAGTCGGCCGCGGCGGTGAAAGAGCTCTGCGA encodes the following:
- a CDS encoding HAMP domain-containing sensor histidine kinase, which produces ASQQGVLRLFFFRELPILGLVAVIALPAFSIHRLADEASLDVAHEPEFLERLLAYPRRIAVLDMAASAGFFFLGALQLRVMGQAPAIEAAKIVVFGFLTGVLFGVAAFFLLQAVIRPLLIAVAERGGHRASTTAFPLTQKIIVSSLALAFVVTGLIGEIALSWAQRFAEARTAESSRERLRVLSVESAMKPLRDAAAWRAFFERRRLPAGTGTLLVMSREGFRVAMWPPKPPRPDAALIASDEWREAVGRIGSGTVIARRGENRVVTSLPLTSGWRLIEFAPPDREVLRQFAVSVVPVGIEILLLSIALAWAVGRGLTRPVRDLERRTRRFGEDPGSVGETLAPTDDEIGGLVSSFARMEGEIRAMQEQLRVTERRAATAELLAGVAHEVRNPLFGITSTAAALEGELGDDSRVAPHLAVIRKESDRLTRMIEEMLALQRAPRRTTARVPLLPILDRAAQTVRARLASRSPEIAVEAPFDLELADADPERIGSVFSNLFENAVLCSESSVHVSCRARRGDGFASITVEDDGPGLTAEMRERLFEPFVTSRPGGTGIGLAVSRQIVLEHGGAIDVRSPAGGPTVFEVSLPAA
- a CDS encoding PIN domain-containing protein — its product is MEVPSSPRQGRRRQICEDGRTRERDSRIAARFVGVIVDSSILIESERERFDFEEFIIRERIDDVRIASVTASELLHGVERAANPSTRDERASFVQSILDRLPTEPFTLDTARIHARVWAALAGKGQRIGSHDLIIAATAIEHGLEVATLNEKEFRRIERLRLIPTMPYRRRAR
- the mdh gene encoding malate dehydrogenase, producing the protein MQHKVTVIGGGNVGATAAQRLVEREIADVCLIDVIDGLPQGKSLDMMESAPVEKFDAKISGSNVYEPSAGSDIVVVTAGLARKPGMSRDDLLHKNTEIVGAVCREAFRHSRDAIFIIVSNPLDAMCEVAMRVTGLPRERVIGMAGILDSARMRWFIAEALNVSVENTHAFVLGGHGDSMVPLPRYSTVSGVPITELLPKEKIDEIVTRTRNGGIEIVNYLKTGSAYYAPSSAVVEMVDAILRDKKKILPCAVKLAGEYGIRDLFIGVPVKLGRKGAEKVMEIELSADESAALSKSAAAVKELCDLLKV